In Bradyrhizobium guangxiense, the following are encoded in one genomic region:
- a CDS encoding S1C family serine protease yields MLDFTSDIVDDAPSSRTMASAPVDDRALLDAYSNAVIDVTDRVGPAVVRVETGPKVPERRERGGLGSGIVISPDGLVLTNSHVVGTSKEIRLRDVEGHVGEAQVLGVDPNTDLALLRANGARHLPYAALGNSKTLRRGQLVIAIGNPLGFESTVTAGVVSALGRSIRSVSGRTIEDVIQTDAALNPGNSGGPLASSHAEVIGINTAIINGAQGICFAVASNTAQFVLSEIIRHGYVRRAYIGVAGQTAPVPRRHAVLAGVENKMGALLMQIEPDGPAAKAGLLPGDVVIRLDGVEINGVDDLIRVLDRDRIGRRFAMDVLRLRRLRTIDIDPIERKPQRSA; encoded by the coding sequence ATGTTGGACTTCACCTCAGATATCGTCGATGACGCACCGTCATCGCGAACGATGGCGTCTGCCCCGGTCGACGACCGGGCGCTGCTGGACGCCTATTCCAATGCCGTGATCGACGTGACCGACCGCGTCGGTCCTGCGGTCGTGCGGGTCGAGACCGGACCAAAGGTGCCTGAGAGACGCGAGCGCGGCGGGCTCGGCTCGGGCATCGTGATCTCGCCGGACGGACTCGTTCTCACCAACAGCCACGTGGTCGGCACGTCGAAGGAGATCCGGCTGCGCGACGTCGAGGGCCATGTCGGCGAGGCCCAGGTGCTCGGTGTCGATCCCAACACCGATCTGGCGCTGCTGCGCGCCAACGGCGCGCGCCATCTGCCCTATGCCGCGCTCGGCAATTCCAAGACGTTGCGGCGCGGCCAGCTCGTGATCGCCATCGGCAATCCGCTCGGCTTCGAATCGACCGTGACTGCCGGCGTGGTCTCCGCGCTCGGACGTTCGATCCGCTCGGTGAGCGGGCGCACCATCGAGGACGTGATCCAGACCGATGCCGCGCTCAACCCCGGCAATTCCGGCGGGCCGCTGGCGTCGTCGCATGCCGAGGTGATCGGCATCAACACCGCCATCATCAACGGTGCGCAAGGCATCTGCTTCGCGGTCGCCAGCAACACCGCGCAATTCGTACTGTCGGAGATCATCCGCCATGGCTATGTCCGCCGCGCCTATATCGGCGTTGCCGGACAGACCGCGCCGGTCCCGCGGCGGCACGCGGTGCTCGCCGGCGTCGAGAACAAGATGGGCGCGCTGCTGATGCAGATCGAGCCGGACGGTCCGGCGGCGAAGGCTGGCCTGCTGCCCGGCGACGTCGTGATCAGGCTCGATGGCGTCGAGATCAACGGTGTCGACGATCTGATCCGCGTGCTCGACCGCGACCGGATCGGCCGGCGGTTCGCCATGGACGTGCTGCGGCTCCGCCGCCTGCGAACGATCGACATCGACCCGATCGAGCGCAAGCCGCAGCGCAGCGCATGA
- a CDS encoding FAD-dependent oxidoreductase: MMPAHETYDVIVIGAGAGGMTAAAVAAAGGLRVLVIEKTAFVGGTTAWSGGMVWIPANAKMKAAGLSDSVADAVQYLSSTVPEPANAGLRAAFLARGPEAIAWLEANTEVRLQPVKASPDHYPERLGATAGGRVLEPVVFDGTRLGRAFARLRPPLPEFTLFGGMMINRLDIPHFRSVGKSLRSTLRAARLVAAYALQRLRSPRGTTLHLGNALAARLYASLLAQHVEILFSADVQDLSMQGDRVSGVVIRHGSRDRPIAARRGVVLATGGFSHDAVLRKRFFPAAARPVSATNTSSTGDGLRLAAEAGAALNTDATSPAYWAPASLFRRADGSRGVFPHTVCDRAKPGVIAVNAAGRRFVNEALSYHDFVLAMLRDGNGEPDRPFHLICDCRFLWSYGLGRIKPFTRSVRPYMASGELVEAPDIAQLAAKIDAKPSVLTATLASYNEGAKEGRDPEFGRGSTIYQRHFGDISHKPNPCIAPITRAPFFAMRIHPADLGTAIGMKVDAQSRVLRADGTPIAGLYACGNDMGSIMNGNCPGPGIALGPALTFGYIAGRHLAEGSVATMPGATKTAV; the protein is encoded by the coding sequence ATGATGCCGGCGCATGAGACCTACGATGTCATCGTCATCGGTGCCGGTGCCGGTGGCATGACGGCGGCGGCGGTGGCCGCTGCCGGAGGCCTGCGCGTGCTGGTGATCGAGAAGACCGCGTTCGTCGGTGGCACCACCGCCTGGTCCGGCGGCATGGTGTGGATTCCTGCCAATGCCAAGATGAAGGCGGCAGGGCTCTCCGACAGCGTCGCAGACGCCGTCCAATATCTGTCGAGCACGGTGCCCGAGCCTGCCAATGCCGGCCTCCGCGCCGCCTTCCTCGCGCGCGGACCCGAGGCGATCGCCTGGCTCGAAGCCAACACCGAGGTGCGGCTTCAGCCGGTGAAGGCCTCGCCGGATCATTATCCGGAACGACTGGGAGCGACGGCCGGCGGTCGCGTGCTTGAGCCGGTTGTCTTCGACGGCACGCGGCTTGGTCGGGCTTTTGCGCGATTGCGGCCGCCGCTGCCGGAGTTCACGCTGTTCGGCGGGATGATGATCAATCGTCTCGACATTCCGCATTTTCGCAGCGTCGGAAAATCGCTGCGCTCGACCTTGCGCGCGGCGCGGCTGGTTGCGGCGTATGCGCTGCAACGGCTGCGAAGCCCGCGTGGGACCACGCTGCATCTCGGCAACGCACTTGCCGCGCGCCTATACGCCTCGCTGCTGGCGCAGCACGTTGAGATTCTCTTTAGCGCCGATGTCCAGGACCTCTCGATGCAGGGCGACCGCGTCAGCGGCGTCGTGATCCGTCATGGTTCCCGCGACCGCCCGATCGCCGCGCGCCGCGGCGTGGTGCTGGCGACCGGCGGCTTTTCGCACGATGCCGTGTTGCGCAAGCGCTTCTTCCCTGCGGCAGCGCGACCTGTCTCGGCGACCAACACCTCCAGCACCGGGGACGGACTTCGACTCGCGGCCGAGGCCGGTGCCGCGCTCAACACGGATGCGACCAGTCCGGCCTATTGGGCGCCGGCCTCGCTATTCCGCAGGGCCGACGGCAGCCGTGGCGTGTTCCCGCACACGGTGTGCGACCGCGCCAAACCCGGCGTGATCGCCGTCAACGCGGCCGGACGACGCTTCGTGAACGAGGCGCTGTCCTACCACGACTTCGTGCTCGCCATGCTCCGTGACGGCAATGGCGAGCCGGACCGGCCGTTCCATCTGATCTGCGACTGCCGGTTCCTGTGGAGCTATGGTCTCGGCCGTATCAAGCCATTCACGCGCAGTGTGCGGCCCTATATGGCGAGCGGCGAACTTGTCGAAGCCCCCGATATCGCGCAGTTGGCGGCGAAGATCGACGCCAAGCCCTCTGTGCTGACGGCGACGCTTGCGAGCTACAACGAAGGCGCGAAGGAGGGGCGCGATCCGGAATTCGGTCGCGGCAGCACGATCTATCAGCGCCATTTCGGCGACATCAGCCACAAGCCCAATCCCTGCATCGCGCCGATCACGCGCGCGCCGTTCTTCGCAATGCGGATCCATCCAGCCGATCTCGGCACGGCGATCGGCATGAAGGTCGACGCGCAGTCCCGCGTGCTGCGCGCCGATGGCACGCCGATCGCCGGTCTCTATGCCTGCGGCAACGACATGGGCTCGATCATGAACGGGAATTGTCCGGGGCCAGGCATCGCCCTCGGGCCGGCGCTGACGTTCGGGTATATCGCGGGAAGGCATCTGGCGGAGGGGAGCGTGGCGACAATGCCGGGTGCCACGAAGACGGCTGTCTGA